Proteins co-encoded in one Halorussus vallis genomic window:
- a CDS encoding KTSC domain-containing protein gives MYAYVNVPTTEWAGLVNASSHGSYHYDSIRLEYPYVEITNFHDRLPEGPAPDSEDVPDDIPA, from the coding sequence CTGTACGCGTACGTGAACGTCCCGACGACGGAGTGGGCGGGCCTCGTGAACGCCTCCAGCCACGGGAGCTACCACTACGACTCCATCCGACTGGAGTACCCCTACGTGGAGATCACGAACTTCCACGACCGACTGCCCGAGGGCCCGGCGCCGGACTCGGAGGACGTCCCGGACGACATTCCTGCATAG
- a CDS encoding XkdF-like putative serine protease domain-containing protein — protein sequence MPPVNKSDKSTLRKDVDFVAKDDQEQIATGIVMVPWAVDLQGDWERPETIAQFAEQFENFEAVGEAGGGVMHAVFPDEHASLERNEVLDEATDIGGTTAPEGAWVQSWKFEDEELWSLVDDGILEGYSIGAINVSWDGPMEQDELPDEVSLPDDAPEDALVWELVDGIIREVSAVDIPAVPDAQILETKADAEKRLADHLGNRDGFIEEAQQRGHSDDEAERLWEYLNRAVDVEGAGEPGSKGLLASAGKAFLRVLSGTDDDKAVSEAPDRGREKDAGGFEADIFRVVAPEDKAENYEDEVLGIGVDFPNSDVYVDWRNEVFPDELDEPHVSIYGSTSDLEQATGNTTEQMDTLNAKAAKTLFGASGLQVDPIDKEGRTLSTANRHRLYATIDASLDVLQDAGVDHGMTRFTDREDTTFDLSEHSARTWADDGDEDEDDENEDEEVENDKNAAGGDTPDDESGTETADDMTNENDTEPPEWAKELQEQLTEQSKRIDDLADTDGDEGEKDASDDVDPMEDAPEWAKSLKSDIDEQAERIDTISQQSGYSDQLEASAETDENDEDGLTAIGKALS from the coding sequence ATGCCCCCCGTGAATAAGTCCGACAAGTCGACCCTCCGGAAGGACGTCGACTTCGTCGCGAAGGACGACCAGGAGCAGATCGCCACCGGAATCGTGATGGTGCCCTGGGCGGTCGACCTCCAGGGCGACTGGGAGCGACCGGAGACGATCGCCCAGTTCGCCGAGCAGTTCGAGAACTTCGAGGCGGTCGGCGAAGCCGGCGGCGGCGTCATGCACGCCGTGTTCCCCGACGAACACGCCTCGCTCGAACGCAACGAGGTCCTCGACGAAGCCACGGACATCGGTGGCACGACCGCCCCCGAAGGTGCGTGGGTTCAGAGTTGGAAGTTCGAGGACGAGGAGCTCTGGAGCCTCGTCGACGACGGCATCCTCGAAGGCTACTCGATCGGCGCCATCAACGTCTCGTGGGATGGCCCGATGGAGCAGGACGAACTCCCCGACGAGGTCTCCCTCCCTGACGACGCTCCCGAGGACGCCCTCGTATGGGAGCTCGTCGACGGCATCATCCGCGAGGTCTCGGCCGTCGACATCCCGGCGGTACCAGACGCTCAGATTCTGGAGACGAAGGCCGACGCCGAGAAGCGACTCGCCGACCACCTCGGCAACCGCGACGGCTTCATCGAGGAAGCCCAGCAGCGCGGTCACTCCGATGACGAGGCCGAGCGCCTCTGGGAGTACCTCAACCGCGCGGTCGACGTCGAGGGCGCGGGCGAGCCCGGCTCGAAGGGCCTGCTCGCGTCTGCAGGAAAGGCGTTCCTCAGAGTACTCTCCGGGACCGATGACGACAAGGCGGTGTCCGAGGCCCCGGACCGCGGTCGCGAGAAAGACGCGGGCGGCTTCGAGGCGGACATCTTCCGCGTTGTCGCCCCAGAGGACAAGGCCGAGAACTACGAGGACGAGGTCCTCGGAATCGGGGTCGACTTCCCGAACAGCGACGTGTACGTCGACTGGCGAAACGAGGTGTTCCCGGACGAGCTGGACGAGCCGCACGTCAGCATCTACGGGAGTACCAGTGACCTCGAACAGGCGACCGGCAACACCACTGAGCAGATGGACACGCTGAACGCGAAGGCAGCGAAGACGCTGTTCGGCGCATCCGGCCTGCAGGTGGACCCGATCGACAAGGAGGGCCGCACGCTCTCGACGGCGAACCGCCACCGCCTGTATGCCACCATCGACGCCAGTCTGGATGTCCTCCAGGACGCCGGCGTCGACCACGGCATGACACGATTCACCGATCGCGAGGACACGACCTTCGATCTCTCCGAGCACAGCGCCCGGACGTGGGCCGACGACGGCGACGAAGACGAGGACGACGAGAACGAGGACGAGGAGGTAGAGAACGACAAGAACGCCGCCGGCGGCGACACGCCGGACGACGAGAGCGGCACGGAGACCGCTGACGACATGACCAACGAGAACGACACCGAGCCCCCCGAGTGGGCCAAGGAACTCCAGGAACAGCTCACCGAACAGTCCAAGCGCATCGACGACCTCGCCGACACCGACGGCGACGAGGGCGAGAAGGATGCCAGCGACGACGTCGACCCGATGGAGGACGCGCCCGAGTGGGCGAAGTCCCTAAAGTCGGACATCGACGAGCAGGCCGAGCGCATCGACACCATCAGCCAGCAGTCCGGCTACAGCGACCAGCTGGAAGCCTCGGCTGAAACGGACGAGAACGACGAAGACGGCCTCACCGCGATCGGGAAGGCGCTGTCCTAA
- a CDS encoding phage tail tube protein, which yields MTGAGTSTVAYGIESSFMGSVVDDDTDSSPDYYLPGKNVTIEEIELSNQLQRIRDPDSVESVESIEGNLEGAFSASWIAKHWNHHNFIFNDAGTGFAPGLAASSRWYLGIDYLTGTAERELIGVVPTQYQIRYEQGGPVRVSVTCIYADEKLATSITPSTIEDPGTVYQWHGTSLDVNTTTQAKLQSSTLQISNIARFQRGSGRKPIDAVIAAPEASLSADTTMTETDQLALAYGAAGSTAPQDSVGGVSASFAVTNGGGTTKTFNLSEVTPDTYNWSDLVSAENDMNENLDYQVNGVTVA from the coding sequence ATGACCGGCGCCGGAACCAGCACGGTCGCGTACGGCATCGAATCGAGTTTCATGGGGTCGGTGGTGGACGACGACACCGACTCCTCGCCGGACTACTACCTGCCAGGCAAGAACGTCACCATCGAGGAGATCGAGCTGTCGAACCAGCTCCAGCGCATCCGCGACCCCGATAGCGTCGAGTCGGTCGAGAGCATCGAGGGCAACCTCGAAGGCGCGTTCTCGGCGTCGTGGATCGCGAAACACTGGAACCATCACAACTTCATCTTTAACGACGCCGGAACCGGGTTTGCACCGGGGCTCGCCGCGTCGTCACGGTGGTATCTCGGTATCGACTACCTCACCGGGACCGCGGAGCGCGAACTCATCGGTGTCGTACCCACGCAGTACCAGATTCGGTACGAGCAGGGTGGTCCGGTACGCGTCAGCGTGACCTGCATCTACGCCGACGAGAAGCTCGCGACGAGCATCACCCCGTCGACCATCGAGGACCCCGGAACGGTCTACCAGTGGCACGGCACGTCGCTCGACGTGAATACGACGACGCAGGCGAAGCTTCAGTCCTCGACGCTCCAAATTAGCAATATCGCCCGCTTCCAGCGTGGGTCCGGCCGAAAGCCCATCGACGCGGTCATCGCGGCGCCGGAGGCATCGCTGTCGGCGGACACGACCATGACCGAGACGGACCAACTCGCGCTCGCGTACGGTGCGGCCGGCTCGACCGCGCCCCAGGACTCCGTCGGCGGTGTGTCCGCTTCGTTCGCGGTGACGAACGGCGGCGGGACGACGAAGACGTTCAACCTCTCGGAGGTCACGCCAGACACGTACAACTGGAGCGACCTCGTCAGCGCGGAGAACGACATGAACGAGAATCTCGACTACCAGGTCAACGGGGTGACGGTCGCGTAA
- a CDS encoding fibronectin type III domain-containing protein, translating to MVVIDNFEDGDTSAYTQHWNDEKFNASTSRVYSGTYSGHVNADTDGGGIYYSSRGLPNYPPKGSTFSGYFNHAGQYNRLGVLFGGSSVNGCYEVHVTPQYDNIYIFDRTGSSVNSRTMLASANATIPDTHGWFKIEVDWQDTITARVYNQSGALAGEVSVTDSRYSTGGFGFYFEGGSSNVNFYTDYWTYSAPPAAPSNLAASATADDVSLSWDDNSNNEDGFRIERAHDGSGFSEIATVNAGVTTYDDPNVLDGELYTYRVRAYNASGTSSYSNEDSATTSLSAPSGASQTVDTPTAITLSFTDNTDNETSFRVEKSVDGGAWTHVTDLSANTTSQQFTVSKSADTFQWRIRAETEHTTSGWATTGTAATDGSGLTATVASGTKIDLGWDAKPDADEYHLYRAQASSSSLADYTQIATIAAGTTTHSDTGLESGEEYHYRLAPVYGTTEDNPSVNVAATTSLPAASGVTLDTSTQNEIGVSWTRNDNSSDGVWEIYRSTDGSLGTLQTTISTLSTTSWTDTPVPDGEKYYYTIRRVTDHASADSSQVSATTILPAPVIDSLTVSGDQFEVAFQDRSDNEDEFRVYLRPTGTASWTFDGTAAADATSYTTTSQRDGEEYELKVAAYTEDAESDSGVVTATTDLPDAQTPSLDNGIEDEITATWPDVIDYGNYRLRYRQTDVSTWTDWGTVGEAMTSATIRGLPDGEEFEVQLRTETEHTPGRGRRVRRLSRHSPRRRIRPRPSRQRSRPRSPGANSPTTRTASASTELESTTTAGGRGWRSARSTRTSRRSPTTR from the coding sequence ATGGTCGTCATCGACAACTTCGAAGACGGGGACACCTCAGCATACACGCAACACTGGAACGACGAAAAATTCAACGCCAGCACGAGTCGTGTCTACAGCGGGACGTACTCCGGCCACGTAAACGCCGACACAGACGGCGGGGGCATCTACTATTCGTCCAGAGGACTTCCCAATTACCCGCCCAAAGGCTCCACCTTCTCGGGATACTTCAACCACGCCGGGCAATATAACCGCCTGGGGGTACTGTTCGGCGGCTCCTCTGTCAACGGCTGTTACGAGGTCCACGTCACCCCGCAGTATGACAACATCTACATCTTCGACCGCACAGGGAGTTCGGTCAACAGTCGCACCATGCTTGCTTCTGCAAACGCGACCATCCCGGATACGCATGGATGGTTCAAGATAGAAGTCGACTGGCAGGACACGATAACGGCCCGAGTCTACAACCAGTCCGGTGCGCTCGCTGGGGAAGTCTCCGTCACAGACAGCAGGTATTCGACCGGCGGGTTCGGGTTTTACTTCGAAGGAGGGTCCAGCAACGTCAATTTCTATACGGACTACTGGACGTATTCTGCGCCACCGGCCGCACCGTCGAACCTCGCCGCTTCCGCGACCGCGGACGACGTGTCGCTCTCGTGGGACGACAACAGCAACAACGAAGACGGGTTCCGGATAGAGCGTGCCCACGACGGGTCGGGATTCAGCGAAATCGCCACCGTCAACGCGGGGGTGACGACATACGATGATCCGAACGTCCTCGACGGCGAACTGTACACCTACAGAGTCAGGGCGTACAACGCCTCCGGCACCTCATCGTATTCGAACGAGGATTCGGCGACGACCAGTCTGTCCGCTCCGTCCGGGGCGTCCCAGACCGTCGACACCCCGACCGCTATCACGCTCAGCTTCACGGATAACACCGACAACGAAACCAGCTTCCGAGTCGAGAAGTCCGTCGATGGCGGTGCATGGACCCACGTTACGGACCTCTCGGCGAACACGACAAGCCAACAGTTCACCGTCTCGAAGAGCGCAGACACCTTCCAGTGGCGGATTCGTGCGGAAACCGAACACACCACCAGCGGATGGGCGACGACCGGGACGGCCGCGACGGACGGCTCCGGGCTGACCGCGACGGTCGCGAGCGGCACCAAAATCGACCTCGGGTGGGATGCGAAACCCGACGCCGACGAGTACCACCTCTACCGGGCGCAAGCATCCAGTTCGTCTCTCGCTGACTACACCCAGATAGCGACTATTGCGGCTGGAACCACAACACACTCGGATACCGGATTGGAGTCCGGCGAGGAGTACCACTACCGCCTCGCACCGGTCTACGGCACCACGGAAGACAACCCGTCGGTCAACGTCGCTGCGACCACCTCGCTCCCAGCGGCGTCGGGGGTCACGCTCGACACGTCGACCCAGAATGAGATCGGTGTCAGTTGGACGCGGAACGACAACTCCAGCGACGGCGTCTGGGAGATCTATCGGTCGACCGATGGCAGTCTGGGGACGCTCCAGACGACGATCTCGACGCTGAGCACCACCTCGTGGACGGACACTCCCGTCCCCGACGGTGAGAAATACTACTACACGATTCGGCGTGTCACCGACCATGCGTCGGCGGACTCCTCACAGGTATCGGCGACGACCATCCTCCCCGCGCCGGTCATCGACTCACTCACGGTTTCCGGGGACCAGTTCGAAGTCGCATTCCAGGACCGGAGTGACAACGAGGACGAGTTCCGCGTCTACCTCCGACCGACAGGGACGGCCTCGTGGACGTTCGACGGGACGGCCGCAGCAGACGCGACGTCCTACACGACTACGAGCCAGCGCGACGGTGAGGAGTACGAGCTGAAGGTCGCCGCCTATACCGAGGATGCTGAATCGGATTCGGGCGTGGTGACCGCGACGACCGACCTCCCCGACGCCCAGACGCCAAGCCTGGACAACGGGATCGAGGACGAGATCACCGCGACATGGCCGGACGTCATCGACTACGGGAACTATCGGTTGAGGTACCGTCAGACTGACGTGTCGACGTGGACGGACTGGGGGACCGTCGGTGAGGCGATGACGTCGGCGACGATTCGGGGGCTCCCGGACGGCGAAGAGTTTGAGGTCCAGCTTCGGACGGAAACTGAGCACACCCCGGGACGTGGACGGCGAGTGCGACGGTTGTCACGGCATTCCCCACGCCGACGAATCCGGCCGCGACCATCACGGCAGCGCTCACGGCCGAGGTCACCTGGAGCGAACAGTCCGACAACGAGAACGGCTTCCGCATCTACCGAGCTCGAAAGTACGACTACGGCTGGGGGCCGTGGATGGAGGTCGGCGAGGTCGACCCGAACATCACGTCGTTCACCGACGACACGCTAA
- a CDS encoding transposase: protein MTGDTRAAAEPALGEQAIAQAVADEPGPLTTDREDGLDGGGREHPQSVAQAHIYRILTGRSFFELERHFDRYPTIRESLGLEDNLDHSSFSYSMREQFEDMDVFFESYADYIRDRIEAGLPNSLTEPYLDTPDPEDDSEPLPEIPEAAKDEKIRHVRAIMLEETDFDRASNATYEAGSILTPFLEAAQEGDAPANVISDNKHDFAIKTAFNAVKQRDADGWHEEFKRVNGRVLRAATGSGMLQGDLDAYIDITVIPYWPQTDNPAEGHRQGEPKKGTTYGFHFATLVAHDQEHDKDVAVAVEPYTQDIGPYDLVERLLDEAKEYVSIDSLRLDSGFESARILKLCRERDIMPTVRLKRRGDELKGALAAMDGRFDDYENYPVTSSEHNLSEKVRVVSEPDWNNAKKDDFETVISTSQQTFGDYGDGDEPDVLDVDEVPKILWQARRPYGTFNTEDSPEEIIRRHKLRWRVENSYAEKKTKLMARTGSRDHGVRVFLFWLSTLLYNGWMLTRKFLREDFPNHRPQDRGAVELTTFVKKILRLDYG, encoded by the coding sequence ATGACCGGCGACACCCGCGCGGCGGCCGAGCCCGCTCTTGGCGAGCAGGCCATCGCGCAGGCTGTCGCTGACGAACCCGGCCCCCTCACGACGGACCGTGAGGACGGACTCGATGGCGGTGGACGTGAGCACCCGCAGTCCGTCGCTCAGGCCCACATCTACCGGATTCTCACCGGACGCTCGTTCTTCGAACTGGAGCGCCACTTCGACCGCTACCCGACGATTCGGGAGTCGCTCGGCCTCGAAGACAACCTCGACCACTCCTCGTTCTCCTACTCGATGCGCGAGCAGTTCGAGGACATGGACGTCTTCTTCGAGAGCTACGCCGACTACATCCGCGACCGAATCGAAGCCGGGCTCCCGAACAGCCTCACCGAGCCGTACCTCGACACTCCCGACCCCGAGGACGACTCCGAGCCGTTGCCGGAGATCCCCGAAGCTGCGAAGGACGAGAAGATTCGTCACGTCCGGGCGATCATGCTCGAAGAGACCGACTTCGACCGCGCCAGTAACGCTACCTACGAGGCCGGAAGCATTCTCACGCCGTTCCTCGAAGCCGCGCAGGAAGGCGACGCGCCGGCCAACGTCATCAGCGACAACAAGCACGACTTCGCCATCAAGACGGCGTTCAACGCCGTCAAACAGCGCGACGCCGACGGATGGCACGAGGAGTTCAAGCGCGTCAACGGCCGCGTCCTCCGTGCCGCGACCGGCTCGGGGATGCTCCAGGGCGACCTGGACGCCTACATCGACATCACGGTCATCCCGTACTGGCCGCAGACCGACAACCCGGCCGAGGGCCACCGGCAGGGCGAACCCAAGAAGGGAACGACCTACGGCTTCCACTTCGCCACACTCGTCGCGCACGACCAGGAGCACGACAAGGACGTCGCGGTCGCGGTCGAACCCTACACGCAGGACATCGGCCCCTATGACCTCGTTGAGCGGCTCCTCGATGAAGCCAAGGAGTACGTCTCCATCGATAGCCTGCGACTGGATTCGGGCTTCGAATCGGCGCGCATCCTGAAGCTTTGCCGGGAGCGAGACATCATGCCGACGGTCCGGCTGAAGCGCCGGGGAGACGAACTCAAGGGCGCGCTCGCGGCGATGGACGGCCGCTTCGACGACTACGAGAACTATCCCGTCACGTCCTCCGAGCACAACCTCTCCGAGAAGGTCCGCGTCGTCTCGGAGCCCGACTGGAACAACGCCAAGAAGGACGACTTCGAGACCGTCATCAGCACCAGCCAGCAGACGTTCGGGGACTACGGCGACGGTGACGAACCGGACGTCCTTGACGTCGATGAGGTGCCGAAGATCCTCTGGCAGGCCCGTCGGCCGTACGGGACGTTCAACACCGAGGACAGCCCCGAGGAGATCATCCGCCGGCACAAACTCCGGTGGCGTGTTGAGAACTCCTACGCGGAGAAGAAGACGAAGCTGATGGCGCGCACCGGGTCGCGCGACCACGGCGTCCGCGTCTTCCTCTTCTGGCTCAGCACGCTCCTCTACAACGGCTGGATGCTCACCCGGAAGTTCCTCCGAGAGGACTTCCCGAACCACCGTCCACAGGACCGGGGCGCGGTGGAACTCACCACGTTCGTGAAGAAGATCCTCCGGTTGGACTACGGGTAG
- a CDS encoding DUF7344 domain-containing protein — MSVLDHFRRTDEPHAIPGDDVWDALRNERRRRIIQYAAQMDSGEAVSLGVLADDLSAAEYGPEYTSGERKAVYVALYQRHLDNLDQVDVVDYDPDRGVVRRGSRAGELAGALRAVAEAIHG; from the coding sequence ATGAGCGTTCTCGACCACTTCCGCAGGACCGACGAGCCCCACGCGATTCCGGGCGACGACGTCTGGGACGCCCTCCGGAACGAGCGTCGCCGCAGAATCATCCAGTACGCCGCCCAAATGGACTCAGGGGAGGCGGTTTCGCTGGGCGTGCTCGCCGACGACCTCTCCGCAGCCGAGTACGGCCCGGAGTATACGTCGGGTGAGCGGAAGGCAGTCTATGTGGCGCTCTATCAGCGGCATCTCGACAACCTCGACCAGGTCGACGTCGTCGACTACGACCCCGACCGGGGCGTGGTTCGGCGCGGATCTCGCGCGGGTGAACTCGCGGGTGCACTGCGGGCGGTCGCGGAGGCGATTCACGGATGA
- a CDS encoding ribbon-helix-helix domain-containing protein, which translates to MENRKDVTVPMPGDMVEKIDGQLGYGDSRAAWIREAVRQRLEQEGHDMEGNPKKATVPTAN; encoded by the coding sequence ATGGAGAACCGAAAGGACGTCACGGTACCGATGCCTGGAGACATGGTCGAAAAAATCGACGGGCAGCTAGGCTACGGGGACAGTCGTGCAGCGTGGATTCGGGAGGCAGTCAGACAGCGTCTCGAACAAGAGGGCCATGACATGGAGGGAAATCCAAAGAAGGCGACGGTTCCGACAGCTAACTAA
- a CDS encoding ribbon-helix-helix protein, CopG family — MPQELIDKIDAHRDASSESRSEYIRDAVKQRMAEEDAENGA, encoded by the coding sequence ATGCCCCAAGAACTCATCGACAAAATCGACGCCCACCGCGACGCCTCCAGCGAAAGCCGGTCGGAGTACATTCGCGACGCGGTCAAACAGCGGATGGCAGAGGAGGATGCGGAAAACGGAGCGTGA
- a CDS encoding PadR family transcriptional regulator, giving the protein MDDYTRFQIDLLTVIAGYETGQYQNNRHSGECPHGLAIKDELDDRYQDTEIHHGRLYPNLDTLVNRGLVEKAEHDRRTNQYQLTNAGWKFLQQRAEWMVACLDGGDR; this is encoded by the coding sequence ATCGACGACTACACGCGCTTCCAGATCGACCTGCTCACGGTTATCGCCGGCTACGAAACCGGCCAGTATCAGAACAACCGCCACAGTGGAGAGTGCCCGCACGGCCTCGCCATCAAGGACGAGCTCGACGACCGCTACCAGGACACCGAGATTCATCACGGCCGGCTCTACCCGAACCTCGATACGCTGGTCAACCGCGGGCTCGTCGAGAAGGCCGAGCACGACCGCCGCACCAACCAGTACCAGCTGACCAACGCCGGCTGGAAGTTCCTCCAGCAGCGCGCCGAGTGGATGGTCGCGTGCCTTGACGGCGGTGACCGATGA
- a CDS encoding DUF3261 domain-containing protein translates to MTRCERCGTDAQETKRIICNGRVWGVFCFGCHDVLADILLAEWPVAPGAVLYEDRPDTPDFQRRLHHVVARRIDPDTGEQYVVIEDGTHTTRMHYHIEDVFGDFAPAGWQWATSEKPTYHLTRECGVYDETDPMMDVIENARANGDST, encoded by the coding sequence GTGACGCGATGCGAGCGCTGCGGCACCGACGCCCAGGAGACCAAGCGCATCATCTGCAACGGCCGAGTCTGGGGCGTCTTCTGTTTCGGCTGCCACGACGTGCTAGCCGACATCCTGCTCGCGGAGTGGCCGGTCGCCCCCGGAGCAGTCCTCTATGAAGATCGCCCCGACACGCCCGATTTCCAGCGACGACTCCACCACGTTGTTGCCCGCCGCATCGACCCCGATACCGGCGAGCAGTACGTCGTGATCGAGGATGGGACCCACACTACTCGGATGCACTACCATATCGAGGACGTGTTCGGGGACTTCGCTCCCGCTGGCTGGCAGTGGGCAACCTCGGAAAAGCCGACGTACCACCTCACTCGCGAGTGCGGCGTGTACGACGAGACCGATCCGATGATGGACGTCATCGAGAACGCGCGAGCGAACGGTGATTCGACATGA
- a CDS encoding tyrosine-type recombinase/integrase, which yields MGDLDDFHGFQQQLQRELDKLGHHHPDDQPYVKRFVRKLDGRVKDSTLSEYLKNIRMTSERIDQSLVSLTELDFDDHVYDLRHSPEYGRGPDPGLSDHTVRTVQFAVRKFLTTVDVDGADWAEDYDLIVASKNNVQPEDMLLASDINALTSAAEYLRNIAMIEFFADTGARLSLIGSLRVGDVNLDGEQATYTPNPNARGLKGAEIMPYPIIDSKAILRTYLQQTHPRSDRDDVAFFHALPGNYDEEDDGAITPRTIQYMLSKVSREAGVEKPTNPHNFRHSAITRMSREGYSRSEIEHRVHWKIDTDMWEVYEHISGEQHNDSIFAKAGIVETDDANALEQERRPCGNCRELLAPHHGYCPRCGEAASPETRELKGDAVSDLAEGMASIEDMSRREFRAFVLRRLDADPSALGAHEESPSSESSTD from the coding sequence ATGGGCGATCTGGATGACTTTCACGGCTTCCAACAGCAACTCCAACGCGAACTCGACAAACTCGGCCACCATCACCCCGACGACCAGCCCTACGTCAAGCGATTCGTCCGCAAACTCGACGGCCGCGTCAAGGACTCGACGCTCTCGGAGTACCTGAAAAACATCCGGATGACGAGCGAACGCATCGATCAGTCGCTCGTCTCCCTCACCGAACTGGACTTCGACGACCACGTCTACGACCTCCGCCACAGCCCCGAGTACGGCCGCGGCCCCGACCCTGGACTCAGCGACCACACCGTCCGCACGGTCCAGTTCGCCGTCCGCAAGTTCCTCACCACCGTCGACGTCGACGGCGCCGACTGGGCCGAAGACTACGACCTCATCGTCGCCTCGAAGAACAACGTCCAACCCGAGGACATGCTCCTCGCGAGCGACATCAACGCCCTCACCTCCGCCGCCGAGTACCTCCGGAACATCGCGATGATCGAGTTCTTCGCCGACACCGGCGCCCGACTCTCGCTCATCGGGTCGCTCCGAGTCGGCGACGTCAACCTCGATGGTGAGCAGGCGACCTACACGCCGAACCCGAACGCGCGGGGGCTGAAGGGCGCGGAGATCATGCCGTACCCCATCATCGATTCGAAGGCCATCCTCCGCACCTACCTCCAGCAAACCCATCCGCGCTCGGACCGCGACGACGTCGCGTTCTTCCACGCTCTCCCCGGCAACTACGACGAGGAAGACGACGGCGCCATCACACCGCGCACCATCCAGTACATGCTCTCGAAGGTCTCCCGAGAGGCCGGCGTCGAGAAGCCGACGAACCCCCACAACTTCCGGCACTCCGCGATCACTCGCATGAGTCGGGAGGGCTACAGCCGGTCGGAGATCGAGCATCGCGTCCACTGGAAGATTGACACCGACATGTGGGAGGTCTACGAGCACATCTCCGGCGAGCAGCACAACGACTCCATCTTCGCGAAGGCCGGCATCGTCGAGACGGACGACGCCAACGCGCTCGAGCAGGAACGACGCCCGTGCGGGAACTGCCGAGAGCTCCTCGCCCCGCACCATGGCTACTGTCCACGCTGTGGGGAAGCTGCGAGTCCCGAGACACGCGAGCTCAAGGGCGACGCGGTCAGCGACCTCGCGGAGGGGATGGCGAGCATCGAAGACATGTCTCGCCGAGAGTTCCGGGCGTTCGTCCTCCGGCGCCTCGACGCGGACCCGAGCGCGCTCGGCGCTCACGAGGAATCACCGTCCTCGGAGTCCTCGACGGACTGA
- a CDS encoding redoxin domain-containing protein produces MVDVGDDAPDFTAPLANGDVEEFTLSENLDDGPVVLAFFPGAFTGVCTDEMCTFESELASFEDVGATVYGVSVDAPFSLNEFRDQEDLSFRLVSDSNKEIIDDYDVEMDFADMGYYGVAKRAVFVVDENGDVTYSWVSDDPGVEPDYAEVEQAAAEAAD; encoded by the coding sequence ATGGTAGACGTTGGAGACGACGCACCCGATTTCACCGCACCGCTCGCGAACGGCGACGTCGAGGAGTTCACGCTCTCGGAGAACCTCGACGACGGACCCGTCGTTCTCGCGTTCTTCCCCGGCGCGTTCACGGGCGTCTGCACCGACGAGATGTGTACCTTCGAGTCCGAACTCGCCTCGTTCGAGGACGTGGGCGCGACCGTCTACGGTGTCAGTGTCGACGCCCCGTTCTCGCTCAACGAGTTCCGCGACCAGGAGGACCTGAGCTTCAGACTGGTCAGCGACTCGAACAAGGAGATCATCGACGACTACGACGTCGAGATGGACTTCGCCGACATGGGCTACTACGGGGTCGCCAAGCGCGCGGTCTTCGTCGTCGACGAGAACGGCGACGTGACGTACTCGTGGGTCAGCGACGACCCCGGCGTCGAACCCGACTACGCGGAAGTCGAGCAGGCCGCCGCGGAAGCCGCCGACTAG